Proteins co-encoded in one Spirosoma endbachense genomic window:
- a CDS encoding RagB/SusD family nutrient uptake outer membrane protein, with protein MKIISLPAVFQGLFTSHSYYTFPAALLLFLCSSCQESLEEAPKSLAVETFYNTASEVEAAVNAIYSPLRNNNCLGGLYPAQVESYTDYVYGNGSYAVLNDFQGLNSANITRVGQMWDLFYLSIRNANLVIQNAPLGSAISTTNRTRYVGEARFLRALTYFFLVRNWGGVPLRTEVNMKDRDLKRGSVDEVYSLILADLTEAETTLPDKPANIGRPTKWAAKTLLADVYLQLGKFAEARDKADEVIQSKQYALVPIASTDDLQKLFGPDVLSTSEEVFYLKYIRQTGQGYNWAMFVNDLGTKLHGAGGFTAHYSDVTMPFQLSWDGKDLRKGLWFSWNINRGSTSLMSKRLIDPLAISADGAGNDFTMYRYADVLLIYAEAASRAGNGPTATALEALNQVHRRAYGQNPTTPSAIDFKLTEYTAASFLDLIIKERGYEFQYEGKRWLELKRTGKAADIILAAKGKTIAEKHYLWPIPVSELNYNQALNPARDQNPGY; from the coding sequence ATGAAAATTATATCCTTACCCGCTGTTTTTCAGGGTCTTTTTACAAGTCATAGTTACTACACTTTCCCGGCCGCACTGCTCCTGTTTTTGTGTTCGTCCTGTCAGGAGTCACTCGAAGAAGCGCCTAAATCATTAGCCGTTGAAACGTTTTATAATACGGCTTCGGAAGTAGAAGCGGCCGTAAATGCCATCTATTCGCCATTACGGAATAATAACTGCCTGGGCGGTCTTTATCCCGCTCAGGTGGAATCCTACACAGATTATGTGTATGGGAATGGAAGCTATGCCGTGCTGAATGATTTTCAGGGCCTTAACTCCGCCAATATTACCCGGGTAGGCCAGATGTGGGATCTGTTTTACCTGTCCATCCGTAATGCCAATCTGGTGATTCAGAATGCCCCACTGGGGAGTGCCATCAGTACGACCAATAGGACCCGTTACGTTGGTGAAGCCAGGTTTTTGCGGGCTTTAACTTATTTCTTTCTGGTCAGAAACTGGGGGGGAGTACCCCTGCGAACCGAGGTCAATATGAAAGACCGTGATCTGAAAAGAGGCTCTGTTGACGAGGTGTATAGTTTGATCCTGGCAGACTTAACAGAGGCCGAAACAACGCTTCCCGACAAACCAGCCAATATCGGTAGGCCCACCAAATGGGCGGCTAAGACGCTGCTGGCCGATGTATACCTACAGCTAGGCAAATTTGCCGAAGCGCGGGATAAAGCCGATGAAGTGATTCAGTCGAAACAGTATGCGCTGGTTCCGATTGCCTCAACGGATGATCTACAGAAACTCTTCGGCCCCGATGTACTGTCTACGTCCGAAGAAGTTTTTTATCTGAAATACATCCGGCAAACCGGTCAGGGCTATAACTGGGCGATGTTTGTCAACGATTTAGGGACCAAACTACACGGCGCGGGTGGTTTTACGGCCCACTACAGCGATGTGACCATGCCATTTCAACTGAGCTGGGACGGTAAAGATCTTCGAAAAGGGCTGTGGTTTTCGTGGAATATCAATCGCGGGTCTACCTCCCTGATGAGCAAGCGATTGATTGACCCGCTGGCCATCAGTGCCGACGGAGCCGGGAACGATTTCACCATGTATCGCTACGCGGATGTGTTATTGATCTACGCCGAAGCGGCCAGTCGGGCCGGAAATGGCCCGACGGCAACCGCGCTAGAAGCCCTGAATCAGGTACACCGCCGGGCCTATGGGCAAAATCCGACAACTCCTTCTGCGATTGATTTTAAACTCACGGAGTATACCGCAGCTTCTTTTCTCGATCTGATCATAAAAGAGCGTGGCTATGAGTTTCAATACGAAGGCAAACGCTGGCTGGAGTTGAAACGAACGGGTAAAGCTGCCGACATTATTCTGGCAGCAAAAGGAAAAACCATTGCCGAAAAACATTACCTGTGGCCAATTCCAGTCTCTGAGTTGAACTATAATCAGGCGCTTAATCCGGCAAGAGATCAAAATCCAGGCTACTAA